AGTGTCTTAAATTGTAGTTtagggtgattttttttcctttataattccTGAAAGGAACAATAGTTTAAGAAGCAAAACATGAATAAGCTCTGTTAGAAACCTGAAATattaattctgaaatatttatatatatatgaagcaaATGGTCCTATGCTAGATATAAGCTCCTCATTTTGAAACTAGAGTATCCCAAAGTTTTCtggactgaaaataattttaatatcttttaatgAGTATTTAGTTTTCTGGGTTTGAGTATGCGTGCTTAAGATTATGCTCAAGGGACAGaaagtttatgaaaaaaattttaagcattaGTCCATAAACAATGTATTTTAAGCCTGAAAATCTGTTTATTTAGAGATAGAAAATgacatgttctcttttttttaatgtggatgaAGAGCAAGCAACTCAGTCCCAAACTACAGTTCTTATTGTGACCAGTGGAACTGTGAAGTTTGATGGAAACAAACAACATTTCTTCAACCAGAACTTCCTGCTGACTGCTCAGTCCACTCCCAACAATACTGTGTGGAAGATTGCAAGTGATTGCTTCCGTTTTCAAGATTGGTCTAGTAGTTAAAGGGGCAAAAGTCCATTCTCATTTGGTCCATTAGTTCCAGCAACTGAAATTTATGTGAATTATTTTGATTGTAGAAGCACTATAATATGTGCTGAAActaaatttctttaatattttctattcctATCAGCACCTTTTCTAGCAGCTGCCAGTTTGGAGCATTGACCTCTAAGAActttaaagctatttttttaCATGCCTTATATAGATTCCACTAATGACATTCTTATAGTAATATTAAACACTTGATCTTGGTACTAACATACTCACTGTGAACTCAGCctattgcaaaaataaaatctttttataaTATTATCTATGGGATGTCAGCACAATATAACACTCTGGGAAGAAGTGGAGTTTTTTGGTTATTAGGTTAATTTTCTAGTAAAACACGTTGCCTGTTTTCAGTTAACACTGGTAATGCCATTTTAATATATGGCTTTTTCAAATCAGTTCAGTGAAAATAGTACAGATTTAGGTTTACATAACTACTCTGACATATTGGAATTGCATATAGAGATGTTCAGTAGTCGTTTttcattttaagtaatttttattttggcatttttttgtgtgaagtAAATTAATCAACTAGAGAGGTGCAAAACGTTCTCAGTTGATATCTGAGTATTGGGTGCATTTGGCGACTTAAAAGCAAAGCTTCCCAAAAAGATTTTTCTTGGCAGCTCCAGGTCTATACATTTAGGTAATGAATGGTAGTAGAACTAATAGCTTTAACAGGAGAATAGggaatgagaaatagaaatcCAAGGCTGAAGCGAAAAGTAAGGAGGGTGGCCAAATGGTAAACTGTTGGTACTTGTTTTCTACCTCCTAAAAATGTAGCTTATTTTTAGGATTTAAATCACTAAGTTAATAAGTATCCTTGCCAAATGATCATGAGTGTCATTTTTGTTCTAAGACTAATATTTTTAGATCTTTTTACTTCACCGCATACTTATCACCAATGTATATCTCCATTTATTCAATAACTTACTGGGGTAAAATAACAGCAATAAACCTAACCTCTTAACAGGGTCTAACATGAGAGTTGGAGTCAAAGCCATTGTTATCTTTTGGTGACACCCTTAAATTTTAAGtcttccatgtgaactttagGCCCAAAGTTTCTTATGTATCACACATCCCCCAAATAAGTGATTTTTTCCCAGTGCTTTGTACTGTCAACTGCATTATCTTTAGTTATTTAAAGGtagaattatttaattttgtgatTTGTTCTTCCATATGATAGTGAGCAAATAGATGTGTTTCAAAATATGTTCCCGCTATGTGGCTAACtcgttgtctttttaaaaagaaaatagagaatagcAAATCTTCATGATAATCctcaaaagaacaaaatgctTAACTTTATCTCTTGATTTCTAAAGGTAAAAAACCTAGGTTCGGCTTTTGCTTAAACATTaaatatcttttccattttttaatgtttgtaagCTAGATATGCCAGCTTTGTTTCTACATTGCAACCAAAAACTTTTTCACTTAATTATAAAACCAGTAATTCATTTACTCTTGCCCAAAACTATACACTGTGTTTCTGTTATAGTAACAAAATAGAGTTATGTAGAATTGTATGAAACTCAAATTTAAACCATGCTTTCTTGTGGTACTGATTGAAACTTACACATTTTATTCTACTCATAGTGAGCTTATTCTTATTTTGGATTGATTTTCCAAAACCACAGCTTTAGCAGCAACAATCAGAATGTCCAAATGCTGTCCTTTCCCTTACAGAGAAGAACAATGGTAACTAAACGCTGCATATAACTAGCAATAACTACATTGAACGATGTGCATTGCTCACGATTGTTGTGTGTTTTAAGACTTGTATATAAATTGCTTTTTCCAAACTCTGTATAACTTTTAAATGGCTGGAACTACT
This genomic stretch from Pongo pygmaeus isolate AG05252 chromosome X, NHGRI_mPonPyg2-v2.0_pri, whole genome shotgun sequence harbors:
- the NXT2 gene encoding NTF2-related export protein 2 isoform X2, encoding MDKRRRALTRLYLDQATLIWNGNVVSGLDALNNFFDTLPSSEFQVNMLDCQPVHEQATQSQTTVLIVTSGTVKFDGNKQHFFNQNFLLTAQSTPNNTVWKIASDCFRFQDWSSS